In one window of Bdellovibrio bacteriovorus W DNA:
- a CDS encoding Dihydrofolate reductase (COG0262 Dihydrofolate reductase) encodes MIGVDIPSQLLEAGLIDEVRLVIHPVIAGKGRRLFDDLNLQDQLGFKLVDSMAFKSGHIALRYLK; translated from the coding sequence TTGATCGGCGTAGATATTCCGTCGCAGCTTTTAGAAGCTGGACTGATTGATGAAGTTCGCTTAGTCATTCATCCTGTAATCGCCGGCAAAGGAAGACGTCTTTTCGACGACCTGAACTTGCAAGATCAGTTAGGGTTTAAGCTTGTTGACTCTATGGCTTTCAAATCAGGACATATTGCCCTCAGATATTTGAAGTAG
- a CDS encoding regulator of chromosome condensation, RCC1 (COG5184 Alpha-tubulin suppressor and related RCC1 domain-containing proteins) produces the protein MSGGHNFTSISAGDGHTCGITEGGKAYCWGLGTYGLLGNGSTGGSPVPVAVSGGHTFTSISAGLSLTCGITTDKKTYCWGKNQKGELGNGSTGDSSVPVAVSGGLTFTSISAGHYHTCGIAEGGEAYCWGYRWSGALGDGIDSGFSAVPVAVSGGHTFTSISVSQYHTCGIATGGQAYCWGGGQKGELGNGSTGNSSVPVAVSGGLTFTSISAGHYYHTCGIAEGGKAYCWGEREGGKLGDGIDSGFSEVPVAVSGGHTFTSISASSYYTCGIAEGGKAYCWGENNFFSGGLGDGSSISSLVPIKVKGKRALKRK, from the coding sequence GTGAGTGGTGGTCACAATTTCACTTCAATTTCAGCAGGCGACGGTCACACTTGCGGGATTACTGAAGGCGGGAAGGCTTATTGTTGGGGGCTCGGAACTTATGGGCTGCTTGGGAATGGTAGTACGGGTGGCTCTCCGGTTCCGGTAGCGGTGAGTGGCGGACACACCTTCACATCAATTTCAGCAGGGTTATCTCTCACTTGTGGAATCACTACCGACAAGAAGACTTACTGCTGGGGAAAAAATCAAAAAGGGGAACTTGGGAATGGTAGTACGGGTGACTCTTCGGTTCCAGTAGCAGTAAGCGGTGGATTAACCTTCACATCAATTTCAGCAGGTCACTATCACACTTGTGGGATTGCTGAGGGGGGGGAGGCTTACTGTTGGGGTTATAGATGGAGTGGCGCGCTTGGGGATGGCATTGATAGTGGTTTTTCCGCGGTTCCGGTAGCGGTAAGCGGTGGACATACCTTTACCTCAATTTCAGTAAGTCAATATCACACTTGCGGGATTGCTACTGGCGGGCAGGCTTACTGTTGGGGGGGGGGGCAAAAAGGGGAACTTGGGAATGGTAGTACGGGTAACTCTTCGGTTCCAGTAGCAGTAAGCGGTGGATTAACCTTCACATCAATTTCAGCAGGTCACTACTATCACACTTGTGGGATTGCTGAGGGCGGGAAGGCTTACTGTTGGGGTGAAAGAGAGGGGGGGAAGCTTGGGGATGGCATTGATAGTGGTTTTTCCGAGGTTCCAGTAGCGGTAAGCGGTGGACATACCTTTACCTCAATTTCAGCAAGCTCCTACTACACTTGTGGGATTGCTGAGGGCGGGAAGGCTTACTGTTGGGGGGAAAATAATTTTTTCTCTGGGGGACTTGGGGATGGTAGCAGTATAAGCTCATTGGTTCCCATAAAAGTTAAAGGAAAAAGAGCACTTAAACGTAAATAA
- a CDS encoding oligoribonuclease (COG1949 Oligoribonuclease (3'->5' exoribonuclease)), with the protein MQKLFWVDMEMTGLDVEKEVIIEVAAIVTDLNFAELETFETVVKQPQKYLDAMDAWNTEHHRKSGLTAKVPFGMDADQAEAKLVDMIKKHFPNPNDRPVLAGNSIMQDRLFIDKYWKDLSSRLHYRMVDVSSWKVIINNKFNYYYHKSNKHRALEDIRESIQELRHYCDKIDFALSNK; encoded by the coding sequence ATGCAAAAGCTTTTTTGGGTCGATATGGAGATGACAGGACTTGATGTTGAAAAAGAAGTCATCATCGAAGTTGCTGCCATTGTGACGGACCTAAACTTTGCAGAGTTAGAAACTTTTGAAACCGTTGTAAAACAACCGCAAAAATATCTCGATGCCATGGATGCTTGGAACACCGAACATCATCGCAAATCTGGACTGACTGCAAAAGTTCCCTTTGGAATGGATGCTGATCAAGCTGAAGCAAAACTTGTGGATATGATTAAAAAACATTTTCCAAATCCAAATGATCGTCCTGTTCTTGCTGGGAACTCGATTATGCAAGATCGACTTTTCATTGATAAATATTGGAAAGATCTTTCTTCCCGCCTGCACTACCGCATGGTGGATGTTTCTTCTTGGAAAGTGATCATTAATAATAAATTCAATTATTACTATCACAAAAGTAATAAACATCGCGCGCTGGAAGATATTCGCGAAAGTATCCAAGAGCTTCGTCACTACTGTGATAAAATTGATTTTGCACTCTCAAATAAGTAA
- a CDS encoding putative response regulatory protein (COG0784 FOG: CheY-like receiver), translating into MNFCHNRFMARASEEQKGKLLIIDDENDILEILADLLEGCASDILQARNGEEAIELLKSHRIDAILSDEKMPKKSGIEVLRWLREHQYKTPFIIHTGFGQKEVLKEAQKWGVFAVIDKPWDERKLISTVEEALRSGVSL; encoded by the coding sequence ATGAACTTTTGTCATAATAGATTTATGGCACGTGCAAGCGAAGAGCAAAAAGGCAAACTACTTATTATCGATGATGAAAATGACATCCTCGAGATTCTTGCTGATCTCTTAGAGGGCTGTGCTTCTGATATCCTTCAAGCTCGTAATGGCGAAGAGGCGATTGAACTGCTGAAGTCTCATCGCATTGATGCCATTCTCTCAGACGAAAAAATGCCAAAGAAATCTGGCATTGAAGTCCTACGTTGGCTCCGCGAACACCAATACAAAACTCCGTTTATTATTCACACGGGCTTTGGCCAAAAAGAAGTTCTGAAAGAAGCTCAGAAATGGGGCGTCTTTGCTGTGATTGATAAACCTTGGGATGAGCGCAAGCTTATTTCCACTGTTGAAGAAGCCCTCCGCTCTGGAGTTTCTCTCTAA
- a CDS encoding hypothetical protein (COG0421 Spermidine synthase) — MVFLALISGFINLSSQVMYQKVVSMLVGDLYTVFVAVTLAFIIGAAIGSYIGHYFRKSLPLLELGIGIYNLILFALLQRALYDVTIPLPLVLLGLFLPALALGTHIPLYSYYFRKHRFSLVFALYHLGGALGLLALEWHFINAGSVSVSVLILGCIQSVLGLCLFGLRHRKSFEVDSSTHAIPLSDWKSRVVFKSIACVFLACTISFYNISWAVKTQLMLTETFRLHATCISIAVFFWMTLAGTVRKKVNLSSSVLFLGMALSFLIIAVSFPILTPKLSSINNGSLLLYYQTSVLLAVFLSIPVFFSSLIFIRETETLSKHWSVDVSSGILNLFAGLGSFTGLLLVYPFAPWFWDRTYFLIAVAASGVCSIIFSKKKKSALALSITSLAAFLFIPPIKTSIAEQRFPKHLKHCLQTSDFKTFSHPQASVALLYADPTKNSECFNTESALWYIVDGHQSHNLLRGDEIFVGAAAGMYFPAPVKKSLVIGVGSGQSAFGASTISKKVDLVEISPIVISNLEIIKEHNHDLLSKENVSFILRDGFNFVRECEAGSYDIILNTSTYPSSFNAAKLYSDEFIELALRCLSPDGVYHTYFDSSSAMSSDDIYQFLAPIARHFKFIDILQDPYPQVFAYNSPRSPQFLSDRNFQNKKDRSLVIQTMQNALQLEASPIAYSNRCVEFYPAISFENMREAPLNTLDRSFLEKNSIRNIVRIIYEEKPASPNILESTFPQQKRCLNSLQ, encoded by the coding sequence ATGGTATTTTTGGCACTTATCTCAGGATTCATTAATTTATCATCACAAGTCATGTATCAAAAGGTTGTCTCAATGCTTGTGGGCGACCTCTACACTGTTTTTGTCGCCGTAACTCTAGCATTTATAATCGGCGCTGCTATCGGCAGCTACATCGGTCATTATTTCCGGAAATCTTTACCACTACTTGAGCTTGGCATTGGGATATATAATTTAATCCTTTTCGCACTTTTGCAAAGAGCCTTGTACGACGTGACGATTCCTCTCCCCCTTGTTCTTTTAGGCCTGTTCTTACCAGCCCTCGCTTTAGGCACACATATTCCTTTATATAGTTACTACTTCCGCAAACATCGATTCTCTCTCGTCTTTGCTCTTTACCATTTAGGCGGGGCACTCGGCCTGCTCGCACTTGAATGGCACTTTATCAATGCTGGCTCTGTGTCGGTATCAGTCCTTATTCTTGGCTGTATTCAATCAGTCCTTGGTTTATGCCTATTCGGGTTAAGGCATCGTAAGAGTTTCGAAGTCGATTCATCCACTCATGCCATTCCACTGAGTGATTGGAAAAGCAGAGTCGTATTTAAATCAATTGCCTGTGTATTTTTAGCCTGCACAATTAGCTTTTATAACATTAGTTGGGCCGTCAAAACTCAACTCATGCTCACAGAAACATTTCGTCTTCACGCTACCTGCATTTCAATCGCTGTCTTTTTTTGGATGACGTTAGCTGGAACCGTCAGAAAGAAAGTAAACTTATCTTCATCGGTTCTTTTTCTTGGCATGGCTCTGAGCTTTTTAATAATTGCAGTGTCGTTTCCAATTCTCACTCCAAAGCTCAGCTCTATCAACAACGGAAGTTTGCTACTTTATTATCAAACCTCTGTCCTTTTAGCTGTTTTTCTCTCTATTCCTGTTTTCTTTTCGAGTTTAATTTTTATCAGAGAAACAGAGACCTTAAGTAAGCATTGGAGCGTCGATGTTTCTAGCGGCATTCTAAACCTTTTTGCGGGCCTCGGAAGTTTCACGGGCCTACTACTCGTCTATCCCTTTGCCCCTTGGTTTTGGGATCGAACGTACTTCCTAATTGCCGTTGCTGCTTCTGGAGTCTGCTCAATTATTTTTTCAAAGAAAAAGAAATCAGCGCTCGCCCTCAGCATTACTTCCTTGGCGGCTTTTCTATTTATTCCACCCATTAAGACCTCCATCGCCGAGCAACGTTTTCCAAAGCATTTAAAACACTGCCTTCAGACCTCAGATTTTAAAACCTTTTCACACCCTCAAGCTTCTGTAGCCCTCTTATATGCTGACCCTACTAAGAACAGTGAGTGCTTCAATACTGAATCCGCCCTCTGGTATATTGTCGATGGGCACCAATCGCATAATCTACTTCGAGGTGATGAAATCTTTGTCGGAGCTGCCGCAGGAATGTACTTTCCGGCTCCGGTAAAAAAATCCCTAGTCATTGGAGTTGGTAGTGGGCAATCAGCATTCGGAGCCTCTACAATTTCCAAAAAAGTAGATCTGGTTGAAATCTCTCCGATTGTCATTAGTAATTTAGAAATTATTAAAGAGCATAACCACGATCTTTTAAGTAAAGAAAACGTTAGCTTTATTTTGCGCGACGGATTTAACTTTGTCCGAGAATGTGAAGCCGGAAGCTACGACATTATCCTGAACACCTCGACCTATCCCTCTAGTTTTAATGCAGCCAAACTATATAGTGATGAATTTATTGAATTAGCCTTGCGCTGCCTTTCGCCGGACGGTGTTTATCATACATATTTTGATTCAAGTTCAGCCATGAGCTCCGACGATATATATCAATTCTTAGCTCCTATTGCTCGGCACTTTAAGTTTATAGATATTCTTCAAGATCCCTATCCTCAAGTATTTGCCTATAACAGCCCCAGATCCCCTCAGTTTCTTTCGGATCGGAACTTCCAAAATAAAAAAGACAGAAGCCTTGTCATACAAACTATGCAAAATGCTCTTCAGCTTGAAGCTTCACCTATTGCATACAGCAATAGATGTGTTGAGTTTTATCCTGCCATCAGCTTTGAAAATATGAGGGAGGCCCCCCTCAACACCCTAGACAGATCGTTCTTAGAAAAAAATAGTATTCGCAACATCGTTAGGATTATCTACGAAGAGAAACCTGCTTCCCCAAACATCCTTGAGTCAACGTTTCCACAACAAAAGCGTTGTTTAAATTCTCTTCAGTAA